A section of the Streptomyces sp. NBC_00178 genome encodes:
- a CDS encoding ABC transporter ATP-binding protein, which produces MSTTDTRPAPVALRTASGREATRWVAAHCREVPWLTAATVLTTVAGAALQVLPVLLLGQVVDGVVDGASGSSLVTVGVLLGAAALLGAAATALSTYLIGRLGADLLARLRENAVRAVLGMPSARIEQVGRGDVLSRVGDDVAVLSRGIRSAIPTVFTAGVLVAIATVGMFGLDWRLGLAGAGALPAYALALRWYLPRSAPLYREQRVAQADRAQALISGLNGIDTVRAYRLEGAVREKVTAESWRVRDLGVEVFRFFGRFVGRENRAEFIGLVLILVVGYALLEGDAATLGEVSAAPLMFHRLFTPLGAIMFTFDEAQKSGASLTRLVGVLGETSESRLVGDDSVTKARRTTPYPVTVRGLTFRYPDTENPVLVDVDLTIPSGGSLALVGATGAGKSTLAALIAGIGTPESGSVHIGSQDLAGLDEAASRALVSILTQETHVFSGSLADDLRLAAPGADDTELADALRTVGAHAWVADLPDGLDTLVGEGGERLDVTKVAQIALARLVLGRAPVVVLDESTAEAGSEGAAELERAVLAACAGRTTLFVAHRLTQAMAADRIAVLDAGRVVEQGTHDELVALGGGYARLWQAWREGS; this is translated from the coding sequence GAGCACCACGGACACGCGCCCCGCTCCGGTGGCCCTGCGCACCGCGTCCGGGCGCGAGGCCACCCGGTGGGTCGCGGCGCACTGCCGCGAGGTCCCCTGGCTGACCGCGGCCACCGTCCTGACGACGGTGGCCGGGGCGGCACTCCAGGTGCTCCCCGTCCTGCTGCTCGGACAGGTCGTCGACGGCGTCGTCGACGGCGCGTCAGGCTCGTCCCTCGTCACGGTCGGGGTCCTGCTGGGTGCCGCCGCGCTGCTCGGCGCGGCGGCGACGGCCCTGTCGACGTACCTCATCGGGCGGCTCGGGGCCGACCTGCTCGCGCGGCTGCGCGAGAACGCGGTACGCGCCGTGCTCGGCATGCCGAGCGCCCGGATCGAACAGGTCGGCAGAGGGGACGTGCTGTCCCGGGTCGGCGACGACGTGGCCGTGCTGTCCCGGGGAATCCGCAGCGCGATCCCCACGGTGTTCACCGCCGGGGTCCTCGTCGCCATCGCCACCGTCGGCATGTTCGGGCTGGACTGGCGGCTCGGCCTGGCCGGAGCCGGCGCGCTCCCCGCCTACGCCCTCGCCCTGCGCTGGTACCTTCCCCGGTCCGCCCCGCTCTACCGCGAGCAGCGGGTGGCCCAGGCCGACCGTGCGCAGGCGCTGATCAGCGGACTGAACGGCATCGACACCGTCCGGGCCTACCGTCTGGAGGGCGCCGTCCGCGAGAAGGTCACCGCCGAGTCCTGGCGGGTCCGGGACCTCGGCGTGGAGGTCTTCCGCTTCTTCGGCCGCTTCGTCGGCAGGGAGAACCGCGCCGAGTTCATCGGACTGGTCCTCATCCTCGTGGTGGGATACGCCCTCCTGGAGGGCGACGCCGCCACCCTGGGCGAGGTGTCGGCCGCCCCGCTCATGTTCCACCGGCTGTTCACACCCCTGGGCGCCATCATGTTCACCTTCGACGAGGCGCAGAAGTCGGGTGCGAGCCTGACCCGGCTGGTCGGAGTGCTGGGGGAGACCTCGGAGTCCCGGCTGGTCGGCGACGACTCCGTGACGAAGGCGCGCCGGACCACGCCGTACCCGGTCACCGTCCGGGGACTGACCTTCCGTTACCCGGACACCGAGAACCCGGTCCTCGTGGACGTCGACCTGACGATCCCGTCCGGCGGCTCGCTGGCCCTGGTGGGCGCGACGGGCGCCGGGAAGTCGACGCTCGCCGCGCTGATCGCCGGCATCGGTACCCCTGAGTCCGGATCGGTCCACATCGGCTCGCAGGACCTCGCCGGTCTGGACGAGGCGGCTTCGAGGGCCCTGGTGAGCATCCTGACGCAGGAGACGCACGTCTTCTCCGGATCGCTCGCCGACGACCTGCGGCTCGCCGCACCCGGGGCCGACGACACCGAACTCGCCGACGCACTGCGCACGGTCGGCGCCCACGCGTGGGTCGCGGACCTGCCCGACGGGCTCGACACCCTCGTCGGCGAGGGCGGGGAGCGGCTGGACGTCACCAAGGTCGCCCAGATCGCCCTGGCCCGGCTGGTGCTAGGCCGGGCACCTGTGGTGGTGCTCGACGAGTCGACCGCGGAGGCGGGCAGCGAGGGCGCCGCGGAGCTGGAACGCGCCGTGCTGGCCGCCTGCGCCGGGCGGACCACGCTCTTCGTGGCGCACCGCCTGACACAGGCGATGGCGGCCGACCGGATCGCCGTGCTGGACGCCGGCCGCGTGGTGGAGCAGGGAACCCATGACGAACTCGTCGCCCTGGGCGGCGGCTACGCGCGGCTGTGGCAGGCCTGGCGCGAGGGCAGCTAG